TCCGCGCGGTTTTCTCGTTCATCAACAGCGCCTTCATTCTTGGCAGCAGGCGTGAGGGAGTTGTTGGCATTCTGATTCATTGAGAATTGGTCCGCACGGCGGACCCTACGAAGTCATCTCTTTACCCTTGTCCCCTCGTGCAGTTGCGTCACGGCCGCGATGAGCATTTGCGCAGCCGCTTCGATTTCGGAATCCGTGGTCGGGGAGCCCACGCTCAGGCGGACCATGCCGCAGGAGACGTCCGGCGGGACGTTCATGGCGGTGAGCACGTCGGAGTGGGATTGGGCGCCGGCGTGGCAGGCCGCACCGGTGCTGGCGCACAACTCCGGGCAGCGAGCGAGCACGTCCGCGCCGTAGCAATCGCGGAATCCGACGGCCAGCGTATTCGGCAGGCGGTGCTCGGGATGGCCGAGCAGGACGACGTCATCGCCCAAGGCGGCGCGAAGGAGATCGAACAGGTTGTCGCGCAGCGAGCGCAGGCGGTCGGCTTCGTCGAGGCGGTCGATGGCGAGATCGGCGGCGGTCCCGAGGGCGACAATGTTGGCCACGGGCTCGGTTCCGGCGCGCCGGCCGCCTTCGTGTCCGGCGCCGTGGTGGAGGGGTTCGATCTGGATGCCGCGGCGGATGTAGAGGGCGCCGATGCCGGGCGGGGCGTAGAGCTTGTGTCCGGCGACGGAGAGGAAGTCGACGCCGAGTTCGCTTACGTCGGTGGGAATCTTGCCGCAGGACTGGGCGGCGTCGGTGTGCATGAGGACCTCGCCTTCGCGGGCGATGGCGGCGATCTCGGCGATGTTCTGGATCGTGCCTACCTCGTTGTTGGCGTGCATGACGGAGATGAGAATGGTCGTGCCGCGGACCTCGCCGGCGATGGTCTGGGGATCGACGAGGCCGTGGGCGTCGACGGGGACGACGGTGATCTCGTAGCCGAGCTGCTCCAGATAGTGACACGGGTTTGACACCGCGGGGTGCTCGACGGCGGAGATGATGATGTGCTTGCCGCGGTCGCGGAGGGCGTGGGCGACGCCCTTGATGACGTGGTTGTTGGCCTCGGTGCCGCCGGAGGTGAAGACGATTTCGTCGGGCTCGGCGCCAAGCATGGCGGCGAGCTGGCGGCGGGCGTCGTCGACGGCGCGGCGGAGGGGTCGGCCGGCGGCGTGGGCGGAGGAGGGGTTGCCGTAGTGCTCACCGAGCCAGGGAAGCATGGCATCGCGGACCTGGGGGTCGAGCGGGGTGGAGGCGTTGTAGTCGAGGTAGATCATGGCGGAATCCTGCGAATTCTGGCAGCGGTACCCGGTTCCGGCGGACGTGGGCATTGTACGAGGATTTGGGAGAAACGTCCGCGCGGGCGCGCCGGGAGCTACCGCGCAGGCTTCAGGCCTGCGGCTCGCTGAAGTCCGGCGGCACGGTTCTTGCAAGAAGATGGTTGCGGCGTTGGTGCCTGTGGAGTTCGGCGGCGGACGTGGAACGATGCGGCGCGGCGGGGAGTCGCCCGCGCCCGTCTATTTGCGGCGGAGGATGCGACGATGAAGGTGCTCATTGCGGACAAGTTCGAGGCTCACGGCGTGGATGCGCTGAAGGCGGCGGGATGCGAGGTGC
Above is a genomic segment from Phycisphaerae bacterium containing:
- a CDS encoding cysteine desulfurase, with translation MIYLDYNASTPLDPQVRDAMLPWLGEHYGNPSSAHAAGRPLRRAVDDARRQLAAMLGAEPDEIVFTSGGTEANNHVIKGVAHALRDRGKHIIISAVEHPAVSNPCHYLEQLGYEITVVPVDAHGLVDPQTIAGEVRGTTILISVMHANNEVGTIQNIAEIAAIAREGEVLMHTDAAQSCGKIPTDVSELGVDFLSVAGHKLYAPPGIGALYIRRGIQIEPLHHGAGHEGGRRAGTEPVANIVALGTAADLAIDRLDEADRLRSLRDNLFDLLRAALGDDVVLLGHPEHRLPNTLAVGFRDCYGADVLARCPELCASTGAACHAGAQSHSDVLTAMNVPPDVSCGMVRLSVGSPTTDSEIEAAAQMLIAAVTQLHEGTRVKR